One genomic segment of Schlesneria paludicola DSM 18645 includes these proteins:
- a CDS encoding reverse transcriptase family protein yields the protein MGLIRWLMQRLGWGSSRGPVPTESNSRPASEQASAKSENLTPTSLRTTRRSYPPGRARLVASTRVESDITRPSMAYVETEGEPYNYARYGSQTGRYLDLSRDANEARLAQFGLPVLRTPDDLANWIGLPLNKVAWLVHRFSAGRPATVKDAHYHFHWLKKRQGGWRLIEAPKAMLKLVQTKILRELLDPIPVHRSAHGFTVGRSIVTNALPHVGQHVVLKLDLSNFYTTVSFARVVAIFRGLGYSREVAIWLGLLTTSAVPGNLGFQEQGPYALVAYLRRHLPQGAPTSPGLANLSAFGLDARITGLAKSFGATYTRYADDLTISGSKELTRGLRAIIPLVQQIVRQERFFVNHKKRRILRSHQRQSVTGVVVNEKPNISRGDYDRLKAMLTNCQRHGPSSQNRDGVVDFYNHLRGCIAHVSMLNPVRGQKLTELFQVIDWAR from the coding sequence ATGGGGTTAATTCGTTGGCTAATGCAGCGTCTCGGGTGGGGATCGTCGCGCGGACCCGTTCCGACTGAATCCAACTCACGGCCTGCTTCCGAACAAGCCTCTGCCAAATCCGAGAATCTCACGCCGACATCACTTCGAACGACCCGCCGCAGTTACCCGCCAGGCCGTGCGCGACTTGTTGCTTCGACTCGCGTCGAATCTGATATTACTCGTCCATCCATGGCGTACGTCGAAACGGAAGGCGAGCCGTACAACTATGCTCGTTACGGCTCGCAAACCGGCCGCTACCTGGATCTCAGCCGTGATGCGAATGAAGCTCGGCTCGCTCAATTTGGTTTGCCCGTCTTACGGACGCCCGATGATCTCGCGAACTGGATCGGCCTTCCGCTGAACAAGGTGGCTTGGCTGGTTCACCGATTTTCTGCGGGCCGACCGGCCACGGTGAAAGACGCACACTATCATTTTCACTGGTTGAAGAAGCGTCAAGGGGGCTGGCGACTGATCGAAGCGCCCAAGGCGATGCTTAAGCTTGTCCAGACGAAAATCCTGCGCGAGCTGCTCGATCCGATTCCCGTTCACAGATCCGCGCATGGATTCACGGTCGGTCGGTCGATCGTGACGAATGCGCTGCCACATGTCGGACAGCACGTCGTATTGAAGCTGGACTTGTCCAACTTTTATACCACGGTCAGCTTTGCCCGCGTCGTCGCCATTTTCCGTGGTCTTGGCTATTCGCGCGAAGTGGCGATCTGGCTTGGTTTACTCACCACGTCCGCAGTGCCTGGCAATCTGGGGTTTCAAGAACAGGGACCCTATGCGCTTGTCGCTTATTTGCGGCGACATCTACCGCAGGGAGCCCCGACATCGCCCGGGTTGGCAAACTTGTCTGCGTTCGGACTGGATGCGAGGATCACGGGATTGGCCAAGTCATTTGGCGCGACCTACACGCGTTATGCGGACGACTTGACGATCTCGGGATCCAAGGAATTGACCCGCGGATTGCGGGCGATCATTCCACTCGTGCAGCAGATTGTCAGGCAAGAGCGATTCTTTGTGAACCACAAAAAACGGCGCATCTTGCGTTCCCATCAGCGACAGTCGGTAACCGGGGTGGTCGTCAACGAAAAGCCGAATATCTCACGCGGCGATTACGATCGGTTGAAGGCGATGCTCACAAATTGCCAGCGTCACGGGCCGTCGTCTCAAAATCGCGATGGAGTCGTCGATTTCTACAATCATTTGCGAGGCTGCATTGCACATGTTTCGATGTTGAACCCAGTTCGCGGTCAGAAATTGACCGAGCTGTTTCAGGTCATCGATTGGGCGAGGTGA
- the rsfS gene encoding ribosome silencing factor, with the protein MEDACHIAKLCEEYRGKDVVVLDLTAITPIMDFFVIATGANIRQMHALTDEVRVLMKSRGNKPPATEGYEQSSWILQDWGDIVVHVFLADARELYDLEGLWADAKRVDWKDVLAKSS; encoded by the coding sequence TTGGAAGATGCGTGTCACATTGCCAAACTCTGCGAAGAGTATCGCGGTAAGGACGTCGTCGTACTTGATTTGACGGCGATCACGCCGATTATGGACTTTTTCGTCATTGCAACCGGCGCCAATATTCGCCAGATGCACGCGCTGACTGACGAAGTTCGCGTCCTGATGAAGTCCCGCGGAAATAAACCTCCTGCGACCGAAGGGTACGAACAAAGTTCTTGGATCCTGCAGGACTGGGGCGATATCGTCGTCCACGTCTTCCTGGCCGATGCGCGCGAGTTGTACGATCTCGAAGGCCTGTGGGCCGATGCGAAACGCGTCGATTGGAAAGATGTCCTCGCCAAATCGAGCTGA
- a CDS encoding NAD(P)-dependent oxidoreductase — protein sequence MPASSPFRIGLTRDFLKPDGTIGFGDIGLSLFDTAPNVTWEFLADHSPILTPQQIAGFDGLLVLAPQVTAATLVGNDRLSLIARFGVGYDNVDVPACTAAGVMLTITPDGVRRPVAVSAITLLLALSHKLLIKDRLTRTGRWAEKLNHMGQGVKGRTLGVLGVGNIGREIFQLAAPFEMRHLGYDPFLKTSVAGVELVSFETILQESDYLIVSCALTPETHHLLNADRLALMKSNAYLINVARGPIIDQLALTDALAEQRIAGAGLDVFAVEPIANDDPLLALDNVILSPHGICWTDECFQGIGRSACQSLIDVAAGRTPTNLVNRDVLNSPRLRSLYESRVPR from the coding sequence ATGCCCGCTTCGTCACCGTTTCGAATTGGATTGACTCGAGACTTCCTCAAACCCGATGGCACGATCGGGTTTGGCGATATCGGATTGTCGTTATTCGACACCGCGCCCAACGTGACGTGGGAATTCCTGGCAGATCACTCACCGATACTCACACCTCAGCAGATCGCGGGGTTTGACGGATTGCTGGTCTTGGCTCCGCAAGTCACGGCCGCAACACTCGTCGGCAATGATCGCCTGAGTCTGATCGCACGATTTGGCGTCGGCTACGACAACGTGGATGTTCCCGCCTGCACTGCGGCCGGAGTGATGCTGACAATCACACCCGACGGAGTCCGCCGCCCCGTCGCCGTCTCGGCCATCACTCTCCTGCTGGCACTCTCCCACAAGTTGCTCATCAAAGATCGCTTAACGCGTACCGGGCGGTGGGCCGAAAAACTCAACCACATGGGGCAGGGCGTCAAGGGGCGAACGTTGGGTGTGCTGGGCGTCGGCAATATCGGACGTGAGATCTTTCAACTGGCCGCACCGTTCGAAATGCGGCATCTGGGCTATGATCCGTTCCTGAAGACCTCGGTCGCGGGTGTCGAACTGGTGTCATTCGAAACGATCTTACAGGAATCCGATTATCTGATTGTGAGCTGCGCACTGACGCCAGAAACGCATCACCTGCTGAATGCCGACCGCCTGGCGCTCATGAAATCGAATGCCTATCTCATTAACGTGGCCCGCGGTCCGATCATTGACCAACTCGCACTGACCGACGCTCTGGCCGAACAACGAATCGCCGGCGCGGGATTAGACGTCTTTGCCGTTGAACCGATCGCGAACGACGATCCTTTGCTGGCGCTCGACAACGTGATTCTGTCGCCACACGGCATCTGCTGGACTGACGAGTGCTTTCAGGGGATCGGCCGCAGTGCCTGTCAAAGCTTGATCGACGTCGCCGCAGGGCGTACTCCAACCAACCTCGTCAACCGGGATGTCCTCAATAGCCCACGACTTCGCAGCCTGTACGAATCACGAGTCCCACGGTAG
- a CDS encoding TAXI family TRAP transporter solute-binding subunit has product MNPLRLRIDPVIRNAEDVRSRVEREIPHHTGLMSLAGGVAAAASEAKHVAERLRRPFGIHRLPALFLVVALLMLVAWIYVHFFRTYTLTIALPDRDAHELNERSKRVDRLELKPVFVAGSPEAAKLVEQGAVDLAFVQGGIEIQSGLPRLETPDPEVVLWFVRPRATDLQSVRRVLTSVEGAGSHSVAQQFMKAWKIDKQVRYLHDWVELTGNEKYVIPEDVDAVFAVKDLADEKTLHASDRLAEAGFRLAAPDLGARLAHLDYLKPTIIPAGYLRSAPPYPTEATSTYSVATYLVAKRALTARMLAAASHLLDGQPLSITDGRYEPTLGETSEFVQGVDAFLGIIINLVLAFLALTGLEMLAYRKRFHELNSLVSLISIHQSSKDVLGVKDETLRHDHLLYLSLCSDLLGLVSMIGGYYTQENSSLLFSGMPEIIHQRCDGLKINIQLKILHATIKTEPVDPMSVPSNPPITPVKVV; this is encoded by the coding sequence GTGAATCCGTTACGACTGAGGATCGATCCCGTCATCCGCAATGCGGAAGACGTGCGCAGTCGCGTGGAGCGTGAGATCCCCCATCACACGGGATTGATGAGCCTTGCCGGGGGGGTCGCGGCGGCGGCCAGCGAAGCCAAGCATGTCGCCGAACGTTTGCGTCGGCCATTTGGCATTCATCGGCTGCCAGCCTTATTTCTGGTTGTGGCTCTGTTGATGCTTGTCGCCTGGATCTATGTCCATTTCTTCCGCACTTATACGTTGACGATTGCCCTACCCGATCGCGACGCACACGAGTTGAATGAGCGCTCGAAACGAGTCGATCGACTGGAGCTTAAACCGGTTTTCGTGGCGGGATCACCAGAAGCTGCGAAACTGGTGGAACAGGGAGCGGTGGATCTCGCGTTTGTGCAAGGCGGGATTGAAATCCAGTCAGGGCTGCCCAGGTTGGAGACCCCTGATCCAGAAGTCGTCTTATGGTTCGTACGGCCGAGGGCGACGGATTTGCAATCCGTGCGCCGCGTACTGACATCGGTCGAAGGGGCCGGAAGTCATTCGGTGGCACAACAGTTCATGAAGGCCTGGAAGATCGACAAACAGGTGAGGTATCTACATGACTGGGTCGAGTTGACGGGCAACGAAAAGTACGTAATTCCTGAAGATGTTGATGCGGTGTTTGCTGTCAAAGATCTGGCGGACGAAAAGACCTTGCATGCGAGCGATCGGCTGGCCGAAGCAGGGTTTCGCCTTGCTGCACCCGATCTGGGGGCTCGGCTGGCGCATCTGGACTATTTGAAGCCGACGATCATTCCCGCAGGGTATCTTCGCAGTGCGCCCCCCTACCCAACCGAGGCTACTTCAACGTACTCGGTTGCCACTTATCTGGTGGCGAAACGAGCGCTGACGGCGCGGATGCTGGCGGCGGCCAGCCACCTGCTTGACGGTCAGCCCTTGTCGATTACCGATGGCCGATATGAGCCAACATTGGGGGAAACGAGTGAGTTCGTCCAGGGAGTCGATGCGTTCCTGGGAATCATTATCAATCTCGTTCTGGCGTTTCTCGCGCTGACCGGACTTGAGATGCTTGCGTATCGAAAACGCTTTCATGAGCTGAATTCCCTGGTCAGCTTGATCAGTATCCATCAGAGCTCGAAGGATGTCCTAGGAGTGAAGGATGAGACGCTGCGGCACGATCATCTGCTGTACCTCAGCCTGTGCAGCGACTTGCTGGGGTTGGTCAGCATGATTGGTGGATACTATACGCAAGAGAACTCGTCACTGTTGTTCAGCGGCATGCCCGAGATCATTCACCAGCGCTGTGATGGATTGAAGATCAATATCCAGTTGAAAATCCTACATGCAACAATCAAGACCGAACCAGTTGATCCAATGTCGGTCCCGTCGAATCCACCCATCACCCCCGTGAAGGTGGTGTGA
- a CDS encoding sulfatase family protein, with the protein MDNDQRHRPVHHFPQKNSGRTRNWRILNFALLIIGWTATVQVSAAERPNVLLILCDDLGYGDVAALNPQCKFRTPHLDRLAKDGVSFTDAHSSSAVCTPTRYGLLTGRYNWRTRLQSGVLGGLSPRLIEPEVRTLADMLHAEGYDTACFGKWHLGMEWSRLPNEPAFTDAIEKGSDGWRVDYRQPFRNGPLSVGFNRYFGIAASLDMVPYTFLDNDRVAVIPTVDKEFPMLLGREQGQTRRGPAAADFDAAQVLPTLTGHVIEYLKQHAAIGSKPFFCYVPLASPHTPIVPTKQWQGHSGTNHYGDFVEETDDAIGRILQTVRDQHLTERTIVIVTSDNGCSPQADFPELARFGHNPSHHFRGHKADIFEGGHRVPYIVSWPGRIPAGETCSKLTGLQDTFATCIDLVEIKRPENVAVDSFSWRSHLIPGASLHRVRESLVHHSINGSFALRRGQWKLCFCGDSGGWSEPRPNSSAAKSLPSLQLYDLSVDVSEQQNLAESQPAIVRQLTDEMAELIARGRSTPGPVLANSAPVIWRKPELP; encoded by the coding sequence ATGGACAACGATCAACGCCACCGACCGGTTCATCATTTCCCGCAAAAGAACTCGGGCCGTACCAGAAATTGGCGGATTCTCAATTTCGCGCTGCTGATCATCGGATGGACCGCAACCGTTCAGGTCTCGGCCGCCGAACGTCCCAATGTACTGTTAATTCTATGTGATGATCTCGGTTATGGAGATGTCGCCGCTCTGAATCCACAATGCAAATTCCGGACTCCCCATCTCGACCGACTCGCCAAAGACGGAGTCAGCTTCACCGATGCGCACTCAAGTTCGGCCGTGTGTACGCCAACACGCTATGGCCTGCTGACAGGCCGGTACAACTGGCGTACGCGATTGCAGAGTGGTGTGCTGGGCGGCCTTAGCCCCCGCTTGATCGAACCTGAGGTCCGCACTCTGGCCGATATGCTGCATGCGGAAGGTTATGACACGGCCTGCTTCGGCAAGTGGCATCTGGGCATGGAATGGTCTCGTCTGCCGAACGAACCTGCCTTCACGGATGCCATCGAAAAGGGCAGCGACGGATGGCGTGTCGATTATCGTCAGCCGTTTCGAAATGGCCCCTTGAGCGTCGGGTTCAATCGATATTTTGGCATCGCCGCATCACTCGACATGGTTCCGTATACATTCCTCGACAACGATCGCGTTGCCGTCATCCCGACCGTCGATAAAGAATTTCCCATGCTGCTCGGTCGCGAACAGGGACAAACGCGCCGCGGTCCCGCGGCCGCCGATTTCGATGCCGCCCAGGTCTTGCCAACACTTACAGGACATGTCATCGAATACCTCAAGCAACATGCAGCAATCGGTTCAAAGCCCTTTTTCTGCTACGTCCCACTCGCGTCGCCGCACACCCCCATCGTTCCCACAAAACAGTGGCAGGGCCATAGCGGTACCAATCACTACGGTGACTTCGTCGAGGAAACCGATGACGCCATCGGACGAATTCTGCAAACGGTTCGCGATCAGCATCTGACCGAACGCACCATTGTGATCGTGACTAGCGACAATGGATGCTCGCCGCAGGCCGATTTTCCCGAACTCGCACGCTTCGGTCACAACCCCAGCCATCATTTCCGTGGCCACAAGGCCGACATCTTCGAGGGAGGTCACCGTGTCCCATATATCGTGAGTTGGCCCGGCCGTATTCCCGCTGGCGAAACCTGTTCGAAGCTGACTGGACTGCAGGACACGTTCGCGACTTGCATCGACCTCGTGGAGATCAAACGACCCGAGAACGTCGCGGTCGACAGCTTTTCCTGGAGATCGCATTTGATACCCGGCGCCTCACTGCATCGGGTTCGCGAATCGCTCGTTCATCATTCGATTAACGGCTCATTCGCATTGCGACGTGGTCAGTGGAAACTGTGTTTCTGTGGAGACTCGGGCGGATGGAGTGAGCCGCGTCCGAACTCATCGGCCGCCAAATCGTTGCCGTCGCTGCAGCTTTACGACTTAAGCGTCGATGTGAGCGAGCAGCAGAACCTGGCCGAGAGCCAACCCGCAATCGTACGACAACTGACCGACGAAATGGCAGAACTCATTGCACGCGGTCGCAGCACGCCGGGCCCGGTCCTCGCGAATAGCGCTCCCGTAATTTGGCGGAAACCAGAACTGCCCTGA
- a CDS encoding glycosyltransferase family protein produces MFKMTADSRLKLAFMWLVSLAILLVIWPVYRSVLNVEIDTNEGWNAFYADAAMGRMPLYPDSDQLITNNYPPLSFYVVGYLGRAIGDVIFAGRLISLVSVLAIGFAVGICVRQFNGTPAAAWLAGLYFVATMCGFFTDYVGMNDPQLFAQAIMTAGFALFLAANRRGHGFVLPLLVMVVAGFFKHNIVSMPMTAMIWLVVKHPRQSLKPSAAAMGAIVAGFVICHLAYGPDFLLNMLAPRFYTWRHPVGAIGHLQWVIVGLMAWTYIGFQQRREGAVQLCNLLVGISFVMFFLQKAGDGVGHNAQFDLVIAVSIGVGLVFDALARPALAGTYAPAFLRATFVTMICCRLMMTSRFEPVRLLVDRTFHENLKVSQDVMAETVSRIQAFPNDAAGSNYACFRSGKPFTIDLFNTGQRVKLNRLPRDIIDNKVADGTLQIFWLESKKSSQPVVQAAFSELAPVE; encoded by the coding sequence ATGTTCAAGATGACCGCTGACTCGCGATTGAAGCTGGCGTTCATGTGGTTGGTCTCATTGGCCATTCTCTTGGTGATCTGGCCTGTCTATCGGTCTGTTTTGAACGTCGAGATCGACACGAACGAAGGATGGAATGCGTTCTATGCCGACGCGGCTATGGGCCGTATGCCGCTCTATCCCGACTCCGATCAACTGATCACGAACAACTATCCACCGTTGTCCTTTTACGTCGTCGGATACCTGGGTCGTGCGATTGGAGATGTGATTTTCGCTGGCCGACTGATTTCGCTCGTTTCCGTTCTGGCGATCGGATTCGCCGTGGGAATTTGCGTGCGGCAGTTTAATGGGACACCGGCGGCTGCGTGGCTGGCAGGACTGTACTTCGTCGCGACGATGTGCGGATTCTTTACCGACTATGTGGGGATGAACGATCCCCAGTTGTTCGCTCAAGCGATCATGACGGCTGGGTTTGCCCTGTTTCTCGCCGCGAACCGCCGTGGTCACGGCTTCGTACTGCCTCTCTTGGTGATGGTCGTGGCGGGATTTTTCAAGCACAATATTGTGTCGATGCCGATGACCGCGATGATCTGGCTGGTCGTCAAGCATCCACGGCAATCGTTGAAGCCCAGTGCCGCGGCGATGGGCGCGATCGTGGCAGGATTTGTCATTTGCCACTTGGCATACGGGCCCGACTTTCTTCTGAATATGCTGGCCCCACGGTTTTACACCTGGCGGCATCCCGTCGGTGCGATCGGACATTTGCAATGGGTCATCGTCGGGTTGATGGCCTGGACGTATATCGGATTTCAGCAGCGCCGAGAGGGCGCTGTTCAGCTTTGCAATCTGCTTGTCGGCATTTCGTTTGTCATGTTCTTCTTGCAGAAGGCCGGCGATGGAGTGGGACATAATGCGCAGTTTGATCTGGTGATTGCAGTCTCGATCGGAGTGGGGCTGGTCTTCGACGCGCTGGCACGACCGGCGCTGGCCGGAACCTACGCTCCCGCATTTCTGCGTGCCACGTTTGTCACAATGATTTGCTGTCGTCTGATGATGACCTCACGCTTTGAGCCGGTCCGGCTACTCGTCGACCGTACGTTTCATGAGAACCTCAAGGTCTCGCAAGATGTCATGGCCGAGACCGTGTCTCGAATCCAGGCGTTTCCGAATGACGCCGCGGGGTCGAACTACGCCTGCTTTCGTTCAGGTAAGCCGTTCACGATCGACCTGTTCAATACTGGTCAACGGGTCAAGTTGAACCGGCTACCCAGGGATATCATCGACAACAAAGTCGCGGACGGTACATTGCAGATCTTCTGGCTCGAATCCAAGAAGTCGTCACAGCCGGTTGTCCAGGCCGCATTCTCTGAACTGGCACCTGTTGAATGA
- the rfbF gene encoding glucose-1-phosphate cytidylyltransferase has protein sequence MRVVILAGGMGTRLQEETTARPKPMVEIGGKPILWHIMKHYDQFRFDDFYIALGYMGDFIKGYFLERYNLSGSLSIDFAKKSIKRTDVEVESWNVNLVETGLSTLTGGRLLRLRRFLSDDTFMLTYGDGVSNVDLSALLDFHRKQGKIATVTAVRPPARFGGLTIEDGIVSCFNEKSVKGEGWINGGFLVFEPAIFDYLASDTDSLEADALSRVAADGQLAAYEHDGFWQCMDTLRDKHYLEQMWQSGSAPWRTWDRDAEIPTLKLRPKAA, from the coding sequence ATGCGAGTAGTCATTCTCGCCGGGGGCATGGGAACTCGGCTGCAGGAAGAAACGACCGCCCGCCCAAAACCGATGGTCGAAATCGGCGGCAAGCCGATCCTTTGGCACATCATGAAGCATTACGACCAATTTCGGTTTGATGACTTCTATATCGCCCTGGGGTATATGGGCGACTTCATCAAGGGTTACTTCCTTGAGCGATACAACCTGTCCGGCAGCCTGTCGATCGATTTCGCCAAGAAGTCGATCAAACGGACCGACGTTGAAGTCGAGAGCTGGAATGTGAATCTCGTCGAAACCGGCCTGTCGACGCTGACGGGCGGAAGACTGCTGCGGCTCAGGCGATTCCTGTCGGACGACACGTTTATGCTGACTTATGGCGACGGCGTTTCCAATGTCGATTTGTCAGCGCTGCTCGATTTCCACCGCAAACAAGGCAAGATCGCCACCGTCACCGCAGTCCGCCCGCCCGCGAGGTTTGGCGGACTGACGATCGAAGACGGCATCGTGAGCTGCTTCAACGAAAAATCCGTCAAAGGCGAAGGCTGGATCAACGGCGGCTTTCTGGTCTTTGAACCGGCCATTTTCGATTACCTCGCGAGCGACACCGACAGTCTGGAAGCCGACGCCCTCAGTCGTGTCGCGGCCGACGGTCAACTGGCCGCCTACGAACACGACGGGTTCTGGCAATGCATGGACACCCTGCGTGACAAGCATTACCTCGAACAGATGTGGCAATCGGGATCAGCCCCCTGGCGAACCTGGGATCGTGACGCCGAGATTCCCACACTGAAATTGAGACCCAAAGCCGCGTAG
- a CDS encoding NAD-dependent epimerase/dehydratase family protein: MESCGSFDKTFWRDRRVFVTGATGLVGGWLVRRLLDAEADVVCLIRDWTPQSELFKSRMIDEVTVVNGDLCDQAVLERALGEFEISTVMHLAAQTIVGIANRNPISTFEANIGGTWKLLEACRRSPKVGQIIVASSDKAYGEAKTLPYTEDTPLAGQHPYDVSKSCSDLIAQTYAVTYGLPVMITRCGNFYGGGDLNWNRIIPGTIRSVLRDQRPLIRSDGTFVRDYFYVEDGAAAYMFLAEQLARRPDLAGQAFNLSTEIQLSVTDIVRMVLNVMRSKLEPEILGEASHEIPHQYLSAQKARELLNWRPLFTLEEGLRRTIAWYTNHLQPTVKHTSTMWPVGFAAKSA, encoded by the coding sequence ATGGAATCCTGCGGCAGCTTCGACAAAACGTTCTGGCGCGATCGACGCGTCTTCGTCACGGGCGCCACGGGACTAGTTGGTGGATGGTTGGTCCGCCGATTACTCGACGCCGAAGCCGATGTGGTCTGTCTGATCCGCGACTGGACACCTCAATCGGAATTGTTCAAAAGCCGCATGATCGACGAAGTCACCGTCGTGAATGGCGACCTGTGCGACCAGGCGGTCCTGGAACGAGCCCTGGGCGAATTTGAAATCTCGACCGTCATGCATCTGGCCGCCCAGACCATCGTCGGCATTGCCAACCGCAACCCGATCTCGACCTTCGAAGCCAACATTGGCGGCACCTGGAAACTACTGGAGGCCTGCCGCCGCTCACCGAAAGTCGGCCAAATCATTGTGGCATCCTCCGACAAAGCCTACGGCGAAGCGAAGACACTTCCTTATACGGAAGACACGCCCCTGGCCGGTCAGCATCCGTATGACGTCAGCAAATCGTGCAGCGATTTGATTGCACAGACTTATGCGGTCACCTACGGCTTGCCCGTCATGATCACGCGTTGCGGCAATTTTTACGGCGGCGGCGATCTGAATTGGAATCGCATTATTCCCGGAACCATCCGCTCGGTCTTACGCGATCAACGTCCCTTGATCCGCTCTGATGGGACGTTCGTCCGAGACTATTTCTACGTCGAGGATGGTGCCGCCGCGTATATGTTCCTCGCCGAACAACTTGCACGACGGCCTGATCTGGCCGGACAGGCCTTCAACCTCTCCACAGAAATTCAGCTTTCCGTGACCGACATCGTTCGCATGGTGCTCAATGTGATGAGGTCGAAGCTGGAGCCCGAAATACTGGGCGAGGCCAGTCACGAAATTCCGCATCAGTATCTCAGTGCCCAGAAGGCCCGTGAACTTCTGAACTGGCGTCCGCTATTCACCTTGGAGGAAGGCCTCCGTAGGACAATCGCATGGTACACGAATCACCTGCAGCCAACGGTCAAACACACCAGCACGATGTGGCCTGTCGGATTTGCGGCCAAGTCGGCCTGA
- a CDS encoding class I SAM-dependent methyltransferase, whose protein sequence is MVHESPAANGQTHQHDVACRICGQVGLNSILSLGQTPLANALLREDQLAAHEQTWPLELAWCPDCSLAQITETVPPEILFREYSYFSSFSDTMVAHARTIADRMRTTRNLGPESLAVEIASNDGYLLQWYHKAGVPVLGIEPAQNIAKVAEAERGVRTISEFFGKDLATQLAQAGQRADVIHANNVLAHVADLNGVVAGFAAMLKPNGVVVVEAPYLKDLLDHVEFDTIYHEHLCYFSLTALKQLFQQHGLSIVDVERLTIHGGSLRIFASHAGSAPIQPAVVQLLQQESTWVRDDAYYQSFGNRVEGLRKQLVELLHSIKADGKRIAVYGASAKGSTLLNYFGIGTELLDYVVDRSTVKQGRYTPGTKLKICDPTRLTEDQPDYCLLLTWNFAEEVLAQQAKYRDQGGKFIVPIPQVRVA, encoded by the coding sequence ATGGTACACGAATCACCTGCAGCCAACGGTCAAACACACCAGCACGATGTGGCCTGTCGGATTTGCGGCCAAGTCGGCCTGAACTCGATTCTTTCGCTCGGTCAAACCCCGCTCGCGAATGCGTTGCTGCGCGAAGACCAACTGGCCGCTCACGAACAGACGTGGCCACTGGAGCTCGCATGGTGCCCTGATTGTTCGCTGGCACAAATCACCGAAACCGTTCCGCCCGAGATTTTATTTCGAGAGTATTCCTACTTCTCGTCGTTCTCGGACACGATGGTGGCACATGCCCGCACCATCGCCGACCGGATGCGTACCACGCGCAACTTGGGACCTGAGAGCCTTGCGGTCGAGATTGCCAGCAACGATGGATATCTGCTGCAGTGGTATCACAAAGCGGGCGTTCCGGTTTTAGGGATCGAACCGGCCCAAAATATCGCCAAGGTCGCAGAAGCCGAACGCGGCGTCCGGACTATTAGCGAATTCTTCGGGAAAGATCTCGCCACCCAACTGGCTCAAGCGGGCCAACGGGCTGACGTCATTCACGCCAACAACGTCCTGGCTCACGTCGCCGATCTAAATGGTGTCGTCGCCGGCTTCGCGGCGATGCTCAAACCAAACGGTGTGGTCGTCGTCGAAGCGCCTTACCTGAAAGACCTGCTGGATCATGTCGAATTCGACACGATCTATCACGAACATCTGTGCTACTTCTCGCTGACAGCCCTAAAGCAACTGTTCCAGCAGCATGGCCTGAGTATTGTCGACGTCGAACGTTTGACCATTCACGGTGGCTCGCTACGAATCTTCGCGTCACACGCGGGAAGTGCACCGATTCAACCCGCCGTAGTACAGCTTCTGCAGCAGGAATCAACCTGGGTCCGCGATGATGCTTACTACCAATCATTTGGGAATCGCGTCGAAGGCCTGCGGAAGCAGCTTGTCGAGCTTTTGCATTCGATCAAGGCCGACGGAAAGCGCATCGCCGTTTACGGAGCATCGGCCAAGGGCAGCACGCTGCTGAACTACTTTGGGATCGGTACTGAGTTACTCGACTATGTCGTTGACCGTAGCACCGTAAAGCAAGGCCGGTACACTCCCGGTACCAAACTCAAGATCTGCGATCCCACACGGCTGACTGAAGATCAGCCCGACTACTGTCTGCTGCTGACCTGGAACTTCGCAGAAGAAGTCCTGGCCCAGCAAGCCAAGTACCGAGACCAGGGCGGCAAGTTCATCGTGCCGATCCCCCAAGTACGGGTCGCCTGA